From the Kribbella sp. CA-293567 genome, the window GCGTCGATCGAGACCGCAGCAGCCGAGTCACCGCTGGACGGTAGAGCCGCCGTCGATCTGACGGTTCGAGCATACGCGCAACTGTCCGGCCGCAGTCGCTCGGCGGATACTGCAGGTTGAGCGGAGCTTGACCTGCACCATCAAAATCGTTAAGGGTGCCAAGGGGTTGTAGAGGTCGCCGATGATGACTGAGCTCGGCACTGTATCGGACCTCACGCCGTCCGGGCGAGAATGAACGCGATATGTAGCTGACTGATTACCTTTGGTAGCAGCAATGTGGTATCAGAACGTCTCCGGGGCTCGCCATAGGTGCCTGCGAAGTGTTAAAAGGTGAGCACGCTGCATGACGAAGGAGGTCCGATGACTACTCTCCCGGGGAGCCCGTCCGCTGAGGTGCGGTTGCGTGAGGAGTTGAACCAGACGCTGCGCAACGGACCGTTCTCCGCGGCGCTGCATCTGGCGATCGAGCGCAGCGGGCTGACGCTGGGAGAGATCCGCGATTGGCTGGGAGAACGCGGCGCTCATCTCAGTCTCGCTACCCTGAGCTATTGGAGGCGGGGACGTAGCAGACCGGAGAGGGCGAAGTCGCTCGATGCCGTGAAGTTGCTCGAGTCGTTGCTGGACCTCCCGCAGGATGGATTGGTCGCCCTGCTCGGTCCGCGGCGGGCCCGCGGACGGTGGATCGGTCACATCACCGGAAGCGTCACACCGCACGTACTGTTCGGCGATCATCGTCCCGAGCGCGTTCTGGAGGAGATCGGGATCGGGCACCGGGGCCGGCTTCGTAGGATGAGCACCCAGGTTCAGGTCGAGGTGGGGCCGGAGCGGCTGGTCCATCGGATCTGCGTTCGAGAGGTGATCGAGGCACTGGTGGACCGGGTGACACATTGCGGGGTGCTGTACATCGCCAACGAAGAGCCCGACAGGCCACCAAGGTTGCGTGTTGTGCGCAATGCCCGGCTCGGCGAGGTCAGAGTTGACCGGACAGTGGGTCTGATCGCTGCGGAGATGGTCTTCGATCGTGTCCTTCAGACCGGCGACAGGGCCTTGCTCGAGTACGAGTGGCACTTCGATCAGGGGATGCACGTGGTGAACTACGAGCACCGATTCATCGATCCGGTACGCGAATATCTGCTAGAAGCTTGTTTCGCTGCCGAGGCCATCCCAGCTCATTGCCGACGCTACGATCGCCGAACCGCGCTGGCGCCCGAAAGCAATCAGACCGAGTTGTGGATCGGGGGTTCGGGTACCGCGCTGGTCGCGGAGACCGATGTCCCCGCGGGCATCGTCGGGATGCGATGGATGTGGTCCGAACAGCCCAGCGCCACGGGCTGATCCGGCATGGTCGGCTCCGGGTATTGCACCGGTTCGCCGACGACCAAGCCATCGGCGCTTCTGGCAGAAGCAGCCGTAACTCGTGCAGACTTTCGACTACCTGCCGGACTCGCCGTGCGGTGGCCATGTCGGCCAGCGAAGGTGGCACCAGGCCCGTTCGGACCGCCCCTGCGAAAAGGCTCAACTGTCCCCGGTCCGAGCCGCGTTCACCGTCGAGGTAAACGTGCCTCCACCTGTTCGCGCGCGACGTCATCAGAGTGTCTCCATCGACCAATCGGTACGATCACCCCTGCCCCGACGGCGAAGGCCGCCGAGCCCGACGGCGAAGAGCTGACGGTACGAATAGATCAGGCTGCCGCCTTCCACGATGATCTAGGAAAAGTTGAACACTCGTTCGATTTTTTCTCTGGCCTAGCGGGCCACTGCAAGCACGGTGACCTGGGTCACCTACCGAAAATGGATGGACCTTTCGTTGTGACGGATCACAAAAGAAGCGGGAATCTCTACCTCGGTGCCTGAAGCGCATGGACGAAAAGAACGGAAGAATGCGGTGTGGCCCGCCCCCATTCGAAGGTGTCTTCGCGTGCGAAGATTTCCCGTGTCATGACAACGGTTTTGCATGCTGCATTCTTCGGCTTCGTTGCCGTGCAGCTGGCTGGGATCGCTACCGCGACCTCCGCCCCCGTCCGGTACTACGAGAAGCCGTTCCTCAAGCACTTCGCCTCGTGGGGAATCATCGTCGCTGCCGCCAGCACCGGTCAGTCCGGCTCCCGTCGGGAGATGCTTGACGGCGGCAAGTTCCTGCTGTCGAGAACAGTCGTCAGGGCAGTGTCTTCTACCGCAAGATTGACACCAAGACCATCGTCCCCGCAGGTCATCCCAGGGCGTCGCCGGGGACACTCAGGCCAAGTCAGTCTTCTTCGGGCCGAAGTCGTCCGTTCTCGATCCGGAGCGCCCACAACCCGTCGTCAATCTCGACCTCGACGAACCGCCCGGCCTCATGCGCGGCCGGCCCGTCAAAGACGATGTTGATCGCTTGCACCGATCCGGTCATAGATCCAGAGGGTGCCTGACTAGCCGCTCATGTCACCGTACGGGCGCGGTTGGGCGGCGACAGCGAGATCCCTTCAGCCGTTGCCTTGGACCTGATTGCGTCCTCGGTGCGGCCAAGCTTCACGCTCATCACGCCTGCAGGAGCGTTGCCCTCGACAAGCTCACGCAGCTGCGCGACTTGTTCATCAGTCCAGGTAACGCCGTCGTTGCGGCGGGTAACCGGTTCAGACATAGCCCGTTCCTTTCCATGGCGCAGTTACAAGGCTGGTTCCCCTCTGTCGAATCTCCATGCCAGGCCTGCTGCAACAAGGTGCAAAACTGTTGGTCATATGCGTGGGCAAATATTTACGGTCGGGACACGAATGGGCATCTAGCAACTATCAGGAAGATTCGCCACGTCCGGCACCGCCCACCCGGCCGCTACTCGCGCCTCCCCCGCCGCACAGCAGTCACAATCCAGGCTGGCAGATGCGTCGCTGGCTGCGGTTTGTCTGCCTGTCCGACTGCTCATGGCACTGCCCTGGCTGTGGTGGTCAGTGCCAGCTTCGGCATGCCAGCGTTGCAAGGACCTAGTGCCGTGACTGACGCGAGGGCTGCCATTCACCGTGCGCAGTGGATAGCCGCCCTCGCGGTGCTCCGGTCGAGTCAGAAGTTCGTGATGGTTCCCGGATACGACTTCAGCACGAGCCCGACGGAGGGGAAAAAGGTGCCGACGGCGTCAGCGCCTGGTACTTCGTCCTGGAAGCCAGAGTTCGCTCCACAGGCAACGTCAGCGCCCGCGCTCACCAGGCCGACAGCGAAGTTGCCCTGGACGATAGGCCCACCACTATCACCGGCGAGTGTGCACAGTGAACCTCTCCACATGCCGTCCACGACAGTGGTTCGGCCAAATTCGTCACCGACGGTGACGTTGTCTTCGTAGCCCCTGGTGTGGCCACAAGTCCAGCCCGTGATCATCCCGGACTTGCAGATGGTCTGGCCGATGAACGGGGCCTTGGCCTCCGCGATCGGGTGGTAGCCGGTGTAGTGCGTCCAGATGCTCGAGTACGCGCCCGCCGACGGGGTGAGCTGAACGATGGCGACGTCCAGAGCGGAGTTTGCCGCAGTCGCACCCCAGCGGAACGCATTGCCGATGGTTTGGCCGAGGTACGTAGAGGCGTTGGCCGTGGTGCTGGCGTATACCCACTTCCGTCCGTCCGTATAACAGTGTCCGACGGTGAGCATCACGAGGGCGCCGTCACGGCGTCCGCTGAAGCCCTGGGTACACGTGAGGTCACCAGAAGTCTGGCTGCTGGCGGTCTGCATTCCGTTCCCACCGATCTGGGTGGCCTTGACGGTTGCGAGTTGCGGCCGATACTTGACGACAACTCCGTCCAGATTTGTCAGTCGCTTCCTAAGGGCCTTCGCGGCTGGGGAGTCCCCGACATAGACCGTGACGAACTGGTCGCGGGCATTGTGGCCGATCCCGCGAACCGTTCCGAGGGGTGTCGAGTCAGCCAACTGGCCGACTCGCTCGGCGAGGCCGGCCAGCTCGTTCTGTGAGCGCGTGACCAGCCGGGGTGTCAGGCCGGCGGTCCTCACCTTGTCCGCCGCCGCTTGGCTGCGAACATTCACCGTCATTTTCGAGTCGTCCGAGAAGAACGCGCCATCGACTCCTGGTTCGGTCGCTTGCAGCTTCTCTACCGCATCGATCGCGGTCACCTCGGCCGCAAGCCGTTGGGCAGCAGCCGATGGCGTGATCGACAGTGACCTCGCCATCGACTCGAGCATCGCCTGGTCGTAGGCCGATGAGGCCGGAGCCTCTGCTCCTGGGCTGACCATGTTCGCTTGAGCCGCCCCGAAGCTCAGGGTCGAGATCATCACTGTGGCGACGCCAAGCCCGACATATCTTCGTGTACTCACGAAATCCTCCTCGCTGATTCACGGCAGATCGATCGGCTTGTCCTGGAGAACGTTGGACTCACCAGGCTTCCATTGCCCACCGATCCGTGTGAGCGAGGCTAGATCTGGGTTCGTATGGAAGAAAGAAGGCCAGAGAAACTTGCAACAACCTGCAGAGCCTGCAACGTCGTTGGCCAATGGCGTGCCACCGGGAACCCCGGAGCTGACGCCGCTACCAACGGAGTGCGTGCCCTCGTCGACGCTTCGCAGGATTTCACCGCGCGCGTGGCCCGGCAATGGCCACAGTCGGCTCGACGAAATGCAGAGAAGGTCTCGGCTCTCGATCCAGTTCCTCGGCCTGTTCAGCACCGCGCTCTACCGGGTGGTTCTGGCCGTGGTGCTGCTGTCTGGCCTGGCGATCTTGCATCGCGGTTTCGAGACAGTGCTGGCGTTGAAGATTCACCGGTTGCGGGAGCCGTCGGAGGTCGAACTGCGCAAGCTCGGCCCGGCCTGGTGGGCGGTGTGTACCGCGGCGGCGTCGACCCGAACGCGTACCGGGTGTGGATTCGCCAAGGCCCGGAGGCGGCTGCGCCGGTCACCTACGGGCACACGGTCGCGTGTCGAACTGGACCGTCTACACGCCCCCCAGCACAATCTGGAAGCGATCTTGGCCCACGAGCTCGCGCACCACATGGCACTGCCTCGGCGGGTGTCGCTGTTCTTGTTCTGGCTGTCGCTTCCCGCCCGCGCGATGGGCTGGGGCATCGTCAACGGACTCAACCCAAGATCTGCGCATCGTCGTCCGGCTGTGGATCGTCGTACTGACGCTCGGTGTGTTCGTACTCAGCTACGTCACCCAGTTCGACAACTTCACCGTCATGACGCTGTGGGCGTGGGCCTCGCCGCTGTTGATGCCGTGGCTGTCGCAAGGGCGAACAGCACGCCGAGCGGACCGCTGCCGATGGAGACGACGCGCCTGCGGTGGCTGGAGAAGTAGCTGAAGACGGTCCCGGCCGACGCCGATCAACGCGACTGGCCAGGCCCTGAGTGATCTGAGGCGGCTCCGGCGCTAGCGCCGTGCATAAGATCGCATCGCAGAAGTTGCGCAACGGCTGCATAATTTTGCCGTGCCTCACTTCCAGTTCAATTCCACCGGCGACGGCGTTGTGCCTCCGCACAGTGATGAGCCGGTTGAGCGTGCTGCCGCCGAGGCGTTCGCTCTTCTGGCATCGGATTTGCATGAAGTCGATGGAGTTGAGGAGACGGTCGAAGCCGTTGTGCAGTTCGCGTTGCAGGCGATCAAGTGCACCGCCGCGTCGGTTGTGCTGGTGACCAGAGGTGCGCGGCCCGAGCCGATGGCCCTGACCGATCCGAGGCTTGCCGACCTGTACCGCGAACAGGTCGACGCCGGCGAAGGGCCTCTACTCGCCGCGATCGGTGACGACCAACCGATCCACATCCCCGACGTAACAAGCGAGACACGGTGGTCGCCGAACTGGGCTCAGCAGGTCACCGCCGCCGAGATCTGTAGCGCGCTGCACGTTCCGCTGACCGTGGGCGGCAGACCGTCGGCCGTGCTGAGTCTCTACAGCGACCGGCCGCACGCCTTCGACGACGATGACCTGGCGGTGGCTCACATCCTGGCTCGTCACGCGGCGATAGCGATTGCGAACGCACGCCACGAAGAGTCCATGAATCAGGCTGTCGACGCACGCAAGATCGTCGGCCAGGCGATGGGCATGCTGATGGAACGCTTCGACCTCGACAGCGACCGCGCTTTCGGAGTGCTGAAGCGCTACTCCCAGGACAACAACCGCAAGTTACGTGACGTTGCGGTTGAACTGATCGAGACCCGGAAATTGCCCGGCGTTCAGCCGAGACGCAGGTAGCGGCCTGCGGCGTAGGCCCGTTGCTGAGCCGACCCGCGTCTCCTTGTCGCGCGTACAGTGGGACAGGACCGTCGGCTTGTCGACTCGCCAGCCAAGGTGCGCCGTCTGCGGTGTACGACCCACCGGCCACACTGATTGGCCGCGAAGGGCGCCACGCATGGCCAGCCCGGACGATGATCAGTCCTTACCTCCGATCAACCTTGATCAGAACCATCTGGAATGGGTGGTCTCGCTGGCTGTCGGGGTGCTCATCGAGCGCCACCAGATCACTCCTGGCCTGGCTCGCGCGCTGCTCGACGTGCGAGCAGACGCCACCGGACTGCCACCGATCGAGGTCGCGCGCTGGCTGTGCAACACCGGGACACTGCCATGACCTCGCACCGACGGGCTCCCCAACTAATGTCAGCCGCCTGGTACGGGCAGACTGTCAGCACCGGTCGGCGCCCCAGCCTGGCCTCTTGGGGGAGCTGGCGATGCAAAGACAGTCGTTGATCACGGTCATGAACTCGGTCGCGGCCACACTGACCTACCCGATCGAACTGGACGAGGCACTGCTGAGGATCACGCGGCGCCGCCGACACCGTGCCGGGCATCGACCACGTCAGCATCTCCCTGACCGGCCACAACGGCCAGATCCAGACCCTGGCCCCGACCGACTCGATCGCGGTCACTCTCGACGAAGCGCAATACGAACTCGGCCAAGGCCCCTGCCTAGAGGCTGCCCTGCGTGAACCGATGGTCCAGGTCGACAACCTCGCCGAGGACCCGCGCTGGCCGGCCTACGGAGCACGCGCCACCGGACACGGCATCGGATCGCAACTAGCGTTCCAGTTCAACGCTGAAACCCACGCCCGAGGCGCGCTGAACATGTACGCGAACAAGACGCACGTGATCGACACCGACACCCTGCACATCGGCGCCATGTTCGCCCACCTGGCCGCGGTGCCCTCGGCTGGTCCCGCCACGCCGACACCCTGGTCGAGGCGCTCGGGACCAGAGAACAGATCGGCCAGGCCGTCGGCATCATCATGGAACGCTACAAACTCGACCCCGAACGCGCCTTCTCGTTCCTGGTCCGCATGTCCCAGGCAGCCAATGTGAAGCTCCGTAACGTCGCCACCGCGCTGATTCAGCAGACCATCGACCAGGCCGAGTAGTCGACCAGTGCAACAACAGAGGCCTCAGGCGACGTGTGCGGTTGCCTGAGGCTCTTCGGAGTGGTGCGGCGGGTCAGCGTCAGCGGGCGGGGGTTGCGGGTTCCTGCGGTGAGTTCTGACGTGACGGTGCGTTCGGCTTCGGCCCTGGGCAGACCGATCGGGCCGGCGGGCTG encodes:
- a CDS encoding GAF and ANTAR domain-containing protein, with translation MPHFQFNSTGDGVVPPHSDEPVERAAAEAFALLASDLHEVDGVEETVEAVVQFALQAIKCTAASVVLVTRGARPEPMALTDPRLADLYREQVDAGEGPLLAAIGDDQPIHIPDVTSETRWSPNWAQQVTAAEICSALHVPLTVGGRPSAVLSLYSDRPHAFDDDDLAVAHILARHAAIAIANARHEESMNQAVDARKIVGQAMGMLMERFDLDSDRAFGVLKRYSQDNNRKLRDVAVELIETRKLPGVQPRRR
- a CDS encoding S1 family peptidase — its product is MISTLSFGAAQANMVSPGAEAPASSAYDQAMLESMARSLSITPSAAAQRLAAEVTAIDAVEKLQATEPGVDGAFFSDDSKMTVNVRSQAAADKVRTAGLTPRLVTRSQNELAGLAERVGQLADSTPLGTVRGIGHNARDQFVTVYVGDSPAAKALRKRLTNLDGVVVKYRPQLATVKATQIGGNGMQTASSQTSGDLTCTQGFSGRRDGALVMLTVGHCYTDGRKWVYASTTANASTYLGQTIGNAFRWGATAANSALDVAIVQLTPSAGAYSSIWTHYTGYHPIAEAKAPFIGQTICKSGMITGWTCGHTRGYEDNVTVGDEFGRTTVVDGMWRGSLCTLAGDSGGPIVQGNFAVGLVSAGADVACGANSGFQDEVPGADAVGTFFPSVGLVLKSYPGTITNF
- a CDS encoding XRE family transcriptional regulator, producing the protein MTTLPGSPSAEVRLREELNQTLRNGPFSAALHLAIERSGLTLGEIRDWLGERGAHLSLATLSYWRRGRSRPERAKSLDAVKLLESLLDLPQDGLVALLGPRRARGRWIGHITGSVTPHVLFGDHRPERVLEEIGIGHRGRLRRMSTQVQVEVGPERLVHRICVREVIEALVDRVTHCGVLYIANEEPDRPPRLRVVRNARLGEVRVDRTVGLIAAEMVFDRVLQTGDRALLEYEWHFDQGMHVVNYEHRFIDPVREYLLEACFAAEAIPAHCRRYDRRTALAPESNQTELWIGGSGTALVAETDVPAGIVGMRWMWSEQPSATG
- a CDS encoding ANTAR domain-containing protein, coding for MERYKLDPERAFSFLVRMSQAANVKLRNVATALIQQTIDQAE